In Chromatiales bacterium 21-64-14, the DNA window CTCCTTGGCGAACACCGCCTTGCCCTCGCGCGTCGCGATCGCGGTCAACGCCTGTGTATCCAGACGATCCCCGAGGCCGCACCCCTTGCAGACATAAGCTCCAATCTTGGCATCGGCCACGGTCTAACCCTCCACTCCAGCAACCCGGTTGACGACCTGGATGGCGCGCAACGCCGCGGCGGTGGCGCTCTGGACGGAACGATTCACGTCCAAGGCGTCGGACGCACAGCCTGCTGCGAAGATCGCGCCGTTCGCGGGATCCGGCTCGATGAAGCCGTTCTGGTTGACCACCACGTCCACTGGGAACTTGCCCCGGTCCACGCTGGGCTCCATCCCCACGGCCAGTACGCACAAGTCGTGCGGATTGCTGTAGCGATGATAGCCCTCGGTATCCACGCCGTGGAGCACGACATTCCCGGTGGCGGTGTCGCCGGTGATATTCGCTACCTTGGACTTGATGAACCGCACGTTCTTGTCCGCCTTGACCTTGTTGTAGAAATCCTCCAAACGGTCTATGACCCGAATATCGATATAGTAGATCGATACCTTGGCGTCATCCCCGTACTTCTCGCGCACGTAAGTGCTCTGCTTCAGAGAGGCCATGCAGCAGATCCGCGAACAATGCTTCAGGTGATTACGGTCGCGCGACCCGGCGCACTGGATAAAGGCGACGTCCTTGGCCGGTTTACCGTCCGAGGGCCGTACCAACCTGCCCTCGGTGGGCCCGAACGGGTCCATCATGCGCTCGAATTCCACGCTGGTGATCACGTTGGGGAAACGGTCGTAGCCGTAGGGCTGGATCCGCGCGGCGTCGTAGGGGCGCCAGCCGGTAGCCCAGATCACTGCGCCCACCTTCAACTGGACCACCTGCTCCTGCTGTTCCAGATCGATGGCGTCGTAGCGGCACGCGGACTGCGCGCGTTGCGCATCCGG includes these proteins:
- a CDS encoding heterodisulfide reductase subunit A, with translation MAVTVATDQTILVVGGGISGMTAALEAAECGKQVVLVEKNPSLGGRVSQLYKYFPKLCFPTCGMEINLRRVRANRNLRIMTQTELVELQGSAGDYTASVRITPRYVNERCTACGECAKVVEAEFDDEFNYGMKKRKGAYIPFNMSYPQRYVLDSRIIGTPDAQRAQSACRYDAIDLEQQEQVVQLKVGAVIWATGWRPYDAARIQPYGYDRFPNVITSVEFERMMDPFGPTEGRLVRPSDGKPAKDVAFIQCAGSRDRNHLKHCSRICCMASLKQSTYVREKYGDDAKVSIYYIDIRVIDRLEDFYNKVKADKNVRFIKSKVANITGDTATGNVVLHGVDTEGYHRYSNPHDLCVLAVGMEPSVDRGKFPVDVVVNQNGFIEPDPANGAIFAAGCASDALDVNRSVQSATAAALRAIQVVNRVAGVEG